A region from the Macaca mulatta isolate MMU2019108-1 chromosome 13, T2T-MMU8v2.0, whole genome shotgun sequence genome encodes:
- the POMC gene encoding pro-opiomelanocortin codes for MPRSCCSRSGALLLALLLQASMEVRGWCLESSQCQDLTTESNLLECIRACKPDLSAETPVFPGNGDEQPLTENPRKYVMGHFRWDRFGRRNSSSGSGAAQKREDVAAGEDSGLLPEGGPKPRGDGAEPGPREGKRSYSMEHFRWGKPVGKKRRPVKVYPNGAEDESAEAFPLEFKRELTGQRPRAGDGPDGPADDGAGPRADLEHSLLVAAEKKDEGPYRMEHFRWGSPPKDKRYGGFMTSEKSQTPLVTLFKNAIIKNAYKKGQ; via the exons ATGCCGAGATCGTGCTGCAGCCGCTCAGGGGCCCTGTTGCTGGCCTTGCTGCTTCAGGCCTCCATGGAAGTGCGTGGCTGGTGCCTGGAGAGCAGCCAGTGTCAGGACCTCACCACGGAAAGCAACCTGCTG GAGTGCATCCGGGCCTGCAAGCCCGACCTCTCGGCCGAGACTCCGGTGTTTCCGGGCAATGGCGACGAGCAGCCTCTGACCGAGAACCCCCGGAAGTACGTCATGGGCCACTTCCGCTGGGACCGATTCGGCCGCCGCAACAGTAGCAGCGGCAGCGGCGCAGCGCAGAAGCGCGAGGACGTCGCGGCTGGCGAAGACAGCGGCCTGCTACCTGAGGGCGGCCCCAAGCCCCGTGGCGATGGCGCCGAGCCGGGCCCGCGCGAGGGCAAGCGCTCCTACTCCATGGAGCACTTCCGCTGGGGCAAGCCGGTGGGCAAGAAGCGGCGCCCGGTGAAGGTGTACCCCAATGGCGCCGAGGACGAGTCGGCCGAGGCCTTCCCCCTGGAGTTCAAGAGGGAGCTGACCGGCCAGCGGCCCCGGGCGGGGGATGGCCCCGATGGCCCTGCCGACGACGGCGCGGGGCCCCGGGCCGACCTGGAGCACAGCCTGCTGGTGGCGGCCGAGAAGAAGGATGAGGGCCCCTACAGGATGGAGCACTTCCGCTGGGGCAGCCCGCCCAAGGACAAGCGCTACGGCGGCTTCATGACCTCCGAGAAGAGCCAGACTCCCCTGGTGACACTGTTCAAAAACGCCATCATCAAGAACGCCTACAAGAAGGGCCAGTGA